From a single Streptomyces sp. NBC_01264 genomic region:
- a CDS encoding TrkH family potassium uptake protein, with the protein MPGHAARLWHSLFTTHPARTVVWAFALVIAVGTALLMLPIASQDGSTTDVVTALFTSTSAVCVTGLVVVDTATHWSGFGEGVILALIQVGGFGIMALASLLALLVSGKLRLRMQLTAAAETKSLGIGDVRRVLLGVAGCTLIVELAVGAFLALRLRFGYGRSFTEAAYSGFFHAVSAFNNAGFGLHGDSLTPYAQDPWVTLPIAVAVILGGLGFPVLLELLRHRTRRRTTGRRNWSLHTRLTIVTSAALLFIGTVLTSLLEWTNPGTLAPFDWDEKILNGFFYSAMSRTAGFNAIDMGALNATTILFTCTLMFIGGGSAGTAGGIKVTTFAVLAAAMLAEVRGEPNSTVMGRRLAPHVLRQALTVALLAVGLVIAATLALLTVTKAPFEAVLFEAVSAFATVGLSTGITADTPDSGQLILILLMFVGRLGPITLVSSLALRERTRRYQLPEERPVIG; encoded by the coding sequence GTGCCCGGACACGCGGCAAGACTGTGGCATTCGCTGTTCACCACTCATCCGGCCCGCACTGTGGTCTGGGCGTTCGCGCTGGTGATCGCCGTCGGCACGGCACTGCTGATGCTGCCGATCGCCTCCCAGGACGGCTCGACGACGGACGTCGTGACGGCGCTGTTCACGTCCACCTCGGCGGTGTGCGTGACGGGTCTGGTCGTCGTGGACACCGCCACGCACTGGAGTGGTTTCGGTGAGGGCGTCATCCTGGCGCTGATCCAGGTCGGCGGCTTCGGCATCATGGCCCTGGCATCCCTGCTGGCTCTGCTGGTATCCGGCAAACTGCGGCTGCGCATGCAGCTGACCGCGGCAGCGGAGACCAAGAGCCTGGGCATCGGCGACGTTCGCCGTGTCCTCCTCGGAGTCGCGGGCTGCACGCTCATCGTCGAACTCGCGGTGGGCGCGTTCCTCGCCCTGCGGCTGCGCTTCGGATACGGCCGTTCTTTCACCGAAGCCGCCTACTCCGGTTTCTTCCACGCGGTATCGGCGTTCAACAACGCCGGCTTCGGCCTGCACGGAGACAGCCTCACTCCGTACGCCCAGGACCCGTGGGTCACCCTCCCGATCGCCGTGGCCGTGATCCTGGGAGGCCTTGGCTTCCCCGTCCTGCTGGAACTGCTGCGCCATCGCACCCGGCGCCGCACCACCGGCCGCCGCAACTGGTCGCTGCACACCCGTCTGACGATCGTCACCAGCGCCGCCTTGCTGTTCATCGGCACCGTGCTCACCAGCCTGCTGGAATGGACCAACCCGGGGACCCTCGCTCCTTTCGACTGGGACGAGAAGATCCTCAACGGCTTCTTCTACTCCGCGATGAGCCGCACCGCCGGCTTCAATGCCATCGACATGGGCGCACTCAACGCCACGACCATCCTGTTCACCTGCACCCTGATGTTCATCGGGGGCGGGAGCGCGGGCACGGCCGGCGGCATCAAGGTGACAACCTTCGCGGTCTTGGCCGCCGCGATGCTCGCAGAGGTCCGGGGCGAGCCCAACTCCACCGTGATGGGCCGGCGCCTTGCCCCGCACGTGCTGCGTCAGGCCCTGACCGTGGCACTGCTCGCCGTGGGACTCGTCATTGCCGCCACCCTCGCCCTGCTCACCGTCACCAAAGCCCCCTTCGAGGCCGTCCTCTTCGAGGCCGTCTCCGCCTTCGCCACCGTCGGCCTGTCCACCGGCATCACCGCGGACACCCCCGACTCCGGCCAGCTGATCCTCATCCTCCTCATGTTCGTCGGCCGACTCGGCCCGATCACCCTCGTCTCGTCCCTCGCCCTGCGCGAGCGGACCCGCCGCTACCAGCTACCCGAGGAGCGACCCGTCATTGGGTAA